The Pirellulales bacterium genome includes the window TCCTTCTGGCAGGGGCATGACCGCGGCAAGGTACATTGCCGGAGCGCCGCCGACAAATACGTTGACGCGAAACGGCTCTCCTCGCCGTGCCGCGGCAACATGATGGACGCCGATGCCACGGTGAATTTGATAGTGCAAGCCCACTTCTTCATTGGGTCGATATTGCCCTCCGGAAAGCTGTACGCGATACATACCAAGGTTCGAGTGTCGCCAACCGGGACGATCCGCATCTTCGGTGTACACCAGCGGCAGCGTGATAAACGCGCCGCCGTCGCGCGGCCAGCATTTGAGTTGCGGCAGATGATCGATGGTGGTTTGATTGGCGAATATCGGCCCCATTTGCACCATTCGCGGTCGCATCGTCCAGGCCGTACGACCTGCTCTAAGCCATCGCCCCGGCTTGGCGAGCAAGGAGTGCGGGTCGATTTTCGCCTCGATCAATTGCCGAACGCGGTCGAGCGAATCGTGGAAGATATACCGCGCTCGCTCGATCGTGCCGAACAGATTGCTGACCATCGGAAATTGGCAACCCTTCACCCGCGTAAAGAGCAGTGCCGGTCCGCCCGCCTGGTTGACGCGCCGGTGAATTTCCGCCGCTTCCAAGTCGGCATCCACTTCGGTTTCAACGCGTGCAAGCTGCCGCGTGACGGCGAGGTCGTCGACGCATTGGCGGAGAGTGCGGTAGGACATTCCTAGTGACAGGGTTCGGGGTCCAGAAATGATCGCGGGCGGCGGAACGTTGAAATCATAGGCTGCTGACCTCGTATGACGATAGGCCGCCCGAAAACCGGCCGCGAACCGGGGGCTAATGTTGGCGAAGCCAGTTGGCTACAATTCGGGCGCAACTCGATTGCATCATTACTTCCAACAACTCACTAGAGTATATGAACGTCTCTATCTGCAAGACAGCATTGCCCCAATGTGTTTCGGATGCCGCAGTTGTTGGATTGTTTGCCGGCGAGCAACCTGCCGGGCCGGCCGCAGAGGCGGATCGCGCAACCGATGGTTTACTGTCGAAACTCATCCAACGCCAGGAAATTACCGGCAAAAAGTTTGAATTAACGCCACTGCTTGCGCCGCCGGGGATTGCGACGGAGCAGCTGTTAGTCGTCGGCCTGGGGGAGCAGGCGAAGTTCGATGCCGGGGTCGCCTTTCGTGCCGCCGCGGTGGCGGCAAAGCAACTGGCCGGCAAGTCGCGGGCGAAAGCGGCGTTCTTTCTTGGAGAAATGCAGGCTAAGGAAACTGAAAATGCAATTGCCGGCGCAATCGTCGGTTGTCATGGCCAAGACATTTATCGCGCGGAAAAGAAACGCTTTCCATTCGGCGAATTGCTGTGGGCCGGAAGCGATGAAGCGGCGGTTTTTCGCGGCCAAGTGCTCGGCGAGAGCATGAACCTTACGCGCCGACTAGTCAACGAACCGCCGCAGGAAATTTATCCTGAATCGTTTGCCACCCGCGCTGCGGACGTTGCCAAACAGTGCGGATTGGAGTGCGAAATCTGGGATCAACCGCGGTTGGAAAAGGAGCGGTGCGGATCGCTGCTGGCCGTCGCCCGTGGCTCGGCGCGGCCACCGCGGCTCGTCATCTTGCGATACAATGGTGGCAAAACCGGCTCGCCGGCTTTGGCGCTCGTCGGAAAAGGCGTCACATTTGACTCAGGCGGTCTTTCGCTCAAGCCGAGCGAATCGATGCTCACGATGAAATGCGACATGGCCGGCGCTGCAACCGTGCTGGGAGCGATACATGCGATCGCACGGCTAAAGCTGCCTATCAACGTCGTCGTGCTGTTGGGCCGTGTCGAAAACATGGCCGGTCCGGCGGCGTACAAACTCGGCGACGTGCTCGTGGCTCGCAACGGTCGCACAATCGAAGTTCACAATACCGATGCCGAAGGTCGGCTCGTGCTGGCCGACGTATTGTGCGTGGCGGTCGAAACGGGCGCGGCGAAGATCATCGATCTGGCCACGCTCACCGGGGCGTGCGTCGTGGCCCTCGGCACGGAAACGGTCGGCGTCATGACGAACGACCAGCCCTGCTGCGACGTGGTGTTGGAATCAGCCCAGCGGTGTGGCGAACCGGCGTGGCAACTGCCGATGTTTCCCGACGTTTACGACGAGATCATCAACAGCGAAGTAGCCGACATCAAGAACGTCGGCGATGGCCGCTGGGGCGGAGCCATTGCCGCGGCAAAATTTCTCGAGCAATTCGTCTCTGGAAAACCGTGGACGCATCTCGACATTGCCGGCCCTGCGTTTCTCGACAAGCCCAAGCCGTGGCTCGACGGTGGCGCGACCGGATGCATGGTTCGGACGCTGGTGGAAGCGGCCGATCGCTTTTCGAGTTCTTAGCCTACATCGTGCGGCTGTATGAAGTCGAGCGCGAAGCGAAACCCCATTCGGCCGACGCCCAGACTGAGATTCGTCAGCGGTGCTGACTGCAGCTTCGGGCGGAATTCCACGCCTCGCTCACGCAACTCGCAGTCTGCTGGAAACGGAGTTCTTGCCAGGATCGCCTCAAGCATTGCTCATCATGCCCGCTCTAATTCGGCGATTTTCTCGATCCGCCGACTGTGTCTGCCACCCTCGAAAGGGGTCATCAACCAAACTTCTACCAATCGACCGATCAACCGCTCACCGAGCATGTCGGCCGAGAGGCACAGCACGTTCAAGTCGTTGTGACGACGGCTCATCTCGGCCGACAAATCGTCGTGGCAAGGAGCGGCCCGCACGCCGAGAATCTTGTTGGCGGCAATGCACATTCCGATGCCGCTGCCGCAAATAAGGATGCCGCGATCGACTTGGCCGCTGCCAACCAGGCGGCCAACGACCGAAGCAATGTCGGGATAGTCGCAGCTTTCGGAGCTGTTTGAACCGCCATCGGTCACCTCATGGCCCAGTTTGGCGACCAGTTCAATCAGCTTGGTCTTGACGGCATATCCGCGATGATCGCAGCCGATGGCAATTCGCATAAAGACCCTCACTGCTTCTGGTGGAGTGAAACATCGTTCGAAAGATCGAGGGATTCACTCCAGCACGACAAACCGCAGAGCGACTTACAACGGCAAATCGCTGATGCGTTGTTCCAACTCAGCCTTAATTTGCTCGGCGCAGCGGCGATACATCTCGGCCGGTCCGCCGATAGGATCGGAAATGTCTTGGCCGTCCAAACTCAGCAAACTCACCCGGCTGGCAGCCTCCGGCCACTGGGACAATATCGCATGCCGATGCGCCCGAGTCATCGTCCAGATGATATCCGCATGACGAACTACCTGTGAACTAAGGGGCTGGCTTTCGTGATGCGACAGGTCGGCATTGAATGCCGAGACCACCGTGACTGCCTCTGGGCTTGGCCGACCGCCCATCGTGGCCGAGATACCCGCGGACGAAACGATCACCCCACGATCCTCCAACTCATTGACGCGGCATCCCAACCGTGCAGCGAGCATCGCACGGAGGAGCGCTTCGGCCATTGGGCTGCGACACGTGTTTCCGGTACAGACAAATACGATGCTCAAGCTGGCCAAGCGCTTGAGGGTTTGTTCCGATACGACGCCGGCGCGAATGACGTTAAATCCGTGATTGGCGATTTGCACGACCGACGACGATTGACCGAAGCGAGTGCGCCCATCGTCCAGCACCAGCGCCACATCATCTCCCAGTGAATCGACGACTTGTTGTGCTGTCAGCGATTCGCGCTCACCGGCGCGGTTCGCGCTGCTGATGGCGACTGGCCCGACGATCAACTTGAGCGTATCGAGCACGAAAGGATGCCCCGGGACGCGCAAGCCGACGGTTCCCGTGGGAGAAACTGCATTTTTTACTGTGGACGGCAGTCGATCCAAAACGCTCTCTGGATGGTGGTTTGAGCAAACCAACGTGACTGGACCCGGCCAGCAGCGACGAGCAAGACGCCGACCCAGAGGCGTCATATCCGGGACGAAGTCGAACGCTTCGTCGGCGCTCTTGATTGCCAAAGTCAGCGGTGGCTGGCCAGGCAAACGCCGCTTTACTTCAAGCAATCGGGCGACCGCCGCTTCGTCCAACGCGCTGGCAACGACCGCGTACACGGTCTCGGTTGGCAAGACAACCAGCTTGCCTTCGCACAATGCCTGCACGGCGCGGTGGATGCAGTCGCGCGCATCGTCAGCGTTGCGGAGATCGATGACCGGTGGCATTGAAAGTTCCTACCAAACCGTTAGAAAAAAAGACCCGATGCGCCCGCGAAGGATCAGCACAAATCGAGCCTGAAAAACCCAGTCGAATGCCCTGTGCTGTAGCCCTGGATTGATGCGTCCGAAAACCACGAATGCCAAAGAAACTGCATGGCCGGCACTTTCCTGTCGCCATTCCGGTCGGCCAATGCCTGCGATGAATTTATCGCCTAGAGGGTAGTAGGGTCAAGCGAGTAACAATCTTTCGCGTCTGCTGGCCCATGGGAGCCGGTCGAAGCCTGGCAACGCGGAAACCATTGGGATCGCGACCGGGAAATGCCGTGATTTCTTACAATTCCACCTGAACTCGTAGGCATCACCCGATGACTGCCGGTCGCCCATGGCACGGCCGTTGATTTTGTCGCCGGCCGCCGCGTTGGATGCGAGTTTTTGACTTCGCTCCGATTTAAGCCGATTCGCGGAGTTGAATCTGGTAGAGTCGCCGATAGAGTTCGCAGCGGCCCATGAGTTCGTGATGGGGTCCAAGATCGACGATGCGGCCAGCGTCCAGCACCAGAATTCGGTCGGCCAGGTCAAGTGTCGAAAGTCGATGTGTGATGATGATGGTTGTTCGATCGCGCACGAATTGCTCCAGCACGCGATGAATCAATTGCTCGCTCTCGATATCGATTTGGCTGGTCGCTTCGTCAAGAATCAAGATCGGCGGGTCTCGAAGGATCGCTCTGGCAAGCGAAATACGTTGTCGCTGCCCGCCCGACAGCCGGCCGCCGAGTTGGCCAACGTTTGTGTCGTAACCATGTTCGAGTTGCTCTTCGATAAAGCGGTGAGCATGCGCTTTGCGGGCTGCGTCGATCACTTGCGAGCGAGTTGCACTGGGTGAACCGTAGCGAATGTTGTTGAACACGGTGTCGTCGAAAAGCAGCGGCTCTTGCGTGACCAATCCGATTTGCGATCGCAGATCTCGTAGATGCACCTCGCGCAGATCGGTACTATCGACGCGCACGACGCCGCTCGTGGGATCATAAAATCGCGGTATGAGATTTGCCAGCGTGCTCTTTCCAGATCCGTTCGAGCCGACGATCGCCAGCGTTTCCCCATAGGGAATGCGCAGATTGACCCCGTGGAGTACCGGCTGATCGGCGGTGTAGCGAAAGTGGACGTTTTCAAACACTATTTCGCGATGATGCCGCTTTAACTCGCGGGGCTTGGCAGGGTCGGTGATCGCCGGCTCGCGGTCAAACAATTGGTAAACGCGATCTGCCGCGGCCGAGGCACGCTGAATGCGATTAAAAACTTCCGTCAGCTTGCGTGCCGGATCGATCGAGCCGACAAGAAAACCGTAGAAAATCGCCAGTTCGGCGAAATCCAACGGTCGGTCGCTCATCTTGACGCCAAACAGATGCGTCTGATTGTTGAGCACCAGATAGGTTCCGGCGAGAATCGTCAGGCAAATCATGGTAATGCCCGCTAGTTCGGTGGCCGGATGAATCAGCGCATCGAATCGCGAAATTTTCATTGCCTTGCGAAAGAACTGTTTGCTGTTGTGGTGGAATCGCAATCGCTCGTGACGTTCCATCGTAAACGCTTTGACGACTTTGATGCCGCCAAAGGTCTCGGCCAAAATGTTGTACAGTCCGGACATCTCTTCCATCGCCCGGCGATTCGCCCGCTTCAGCGTCTTCGCCAGCCGGCCTATGAGAAAACCCGCGATGGGAGCGATCAAGGCCGAGACGAGCAACAATCGCCAGCAAACCCAAGCAGCACATCCTAGGCAAACAGCCATTTTCAGCGGCTCGCGTACGGCACGACCAAGCAAGGCTTGAATGCCATGTCCAAGGCTGTCGATGTCGTAAGTAAAGCGGCTCATCAATTCACTCGTTCGTGACTCGCCGAAACCGCTCAAATCCATTCGCAGCGTCCGCCGGTAGAATTTCTTGCGTAAATCGAGTGTCGCCAAATGGGTCAGCCGATCCACCAAGATCGAATCGCAAACCAGGAAAATATTTTTCAAAATATAGCCCAGCGAGATCAACATCATGATGACGACCAGCGTCTGGTACGGATCGTTCGGCAGGTAGTTGTCGATGTAGGGCTTCCACCACTGGCGGCTGGCAAGCAACTTTTGATGCACTTTGAGCGCCGCGTTCGTCCCGCCCAATTCGCGCTGCAATTCGCTTTGCGACTCTTCGCCGCTCGCGGCGAGCTTAGTTTCGATATCTTGTTTCTGCTTTTCCAGGACGGCGATCTCGTTCTTGGCCGCGGCAATGCCTTCATCCACCCACGTTTGCATCGACTTATTGCGAGTGATGATCTCAATGACCGGATAGGCGCCGCCGATATTTGCTCCCCACAACACGGCCACCATGATGGCCGTTGCGCACGAGGCCCCCAGAGTCCACTTATATCGTAAGATCAACCGCAGCGTGCGGATAAAGTTGTTCATCCAAAAAGTCATCCGGGACGAGTTTTGAAAACGAAAAGGGCGGGACGCAGCAATCCGTGCGCCAGCAGAGCCGAGGGGTTGTAACAGATTCGCGGATTTCGACCAAGATCGAACGCGGCGGCGCAGCGAATCCAGCGAAACGGGCAAAGGGGCGTAATGTAGCTGTTCGGTTTGCGGCAAACTGGCATTGAATTGGGCAAGCTGAGCAAGTTTGACAAATACCCTGGGCACAAAACGTCCGCGGTTCAATGGTCGCTGTTGATCGGACTGTGCGATTGGTGCTCCGAATGTGTTGTCGATGATTCATAGGCGGCATGCCTGCAAAGCGATTCGGTGGGGACAACTTCACAAAGCTCAGCCACTACGGGCTGAATCAAATACCGCGCCCAAGATGCGATATGAGCCCCTCGCAACGAGAATTCCCAAATGCTCTTGCTACTACAGAAAAAACACGCCAATATTTCAGCATTGATTCAGCCAAATTGCTCGCAAGGATGCTGCATGACCTCGGCTATTATCGTCGTTCCGTGCTACAACGAAGCGCAACGGCTGAAAGTCGCGCGGTTTCACGATTTTGCCAGCGGGCTTCCTGGCGTCCGGTTTTTGATGGTTAACGACGGCAGCCGCGACGACACACTGTCTCGCTTGCACCAGCTTGCGGCCGCAGACCCGAACCATTTTTCGGTGCTTAATTTGCCACGCAATGGAGGTAAAGCAGAAGCGATTCGACAAGGCGTGCTTTACGCGATGAAAGAGCGGCCCGACTTTGTCGGTTATTGGGATGCCGATCTGGCAACACCGCTAGA containing:
- a CDS encoding leucyl aminopeptidase; protein product: MNVSICKTALPQCVSDAAVVGLFAGEQPAGPAAEADRATDGLLSKLIQRQEITGKKFELTPLLAPPGIATEQLLVVGLGEQAKFDAGVAFRAAAVAAKQLAGKSRAKAAFFLGEMQAKETENAIAGAIVGCHGQDIYRAEKKRFPFGELLWAGSDEAAVFRGQVLGESMNLTRRLVNEPPQEIYPESFATRAADVAKQCGLECEIWDQPRLEKERCGSLLAVARGSARPPRLVILRYNGGKTGSPALALVGKGVTFDSGGLSLKPSESMLTMKCDMAGAATVLGAIHAIARLKLPINVVVLLGRVENMAGPAAYKLGDVLVARNGRTIEVHNTDAEGRLVLADVLCVAVETGAAKIIDLATLTGACVVALGTETVGVMTNDQPCCDVVLESAQRCGEPAWQLPMFPDVYDEIINSEVADIKNVGDGRWGGAIAAAKFLEQFVSGKPWTHLDIAGPAFLDKPKPWLDGGATGCMVRTLVEAADRFSSS
- the rpiB gene encoding ribose 5-phosphate isomerase B — translated: MRIAIGCDHRGYAVKTKLIELVAKLGHEVTDGGSNSSESCDYPDIASVVGRLVGSGQVDRGILICGSGIGMCIAANKILGVRAAPCHDDLSAEMSRRHNDLNVLCLSADMLGERLIGRLVEVWLMTPFEGGRHSRRIEKIAELERA
- a CDS encoding threonylcarbamoyl-AMP synthase; the encoded protein is MPPVIDLRNADDARDCIHRAVQALCEGKLVVLPTETVYAVVASALDEAAVARLLEVKRRLPGQPPLTLAIKSADEAFDFVPDMTPLGRRLARRCWPGPVTLVCSNHHPESVLDRLPSTVKNAVSPTGTVGLRVPGHPFVLDTLKLIVGPVAISSANRAGERESLTAQQVVDSLGDDVALVLDDGRTRFGQSSSVVQIANHGFNVIRAGVVSEQTLKRLASLSIVFVCTGNTCRSPMAEALLRAMLAARLGCRVNELEDRGVIVSSAGISATMGGRPSPEAVTVVSAFNADLSHHESQPLSSQVVRHADIIWTMTRAHRHAILSQWPEAASRVSLLSLDGQDISDPIGGPAEMYRRCAEQIKAELEQRISDLPL
- a CDS encoding ABC transporter ATP-binding protein, whose amino-acid sequence is MNNFIRTLRLILRYKWTLGASCATAIMVAVLWGANIGGAYPVIEIITRNKSMQTWVDEGIAAAKNEIAVLEKQKQDIETKLAASGEESQSELQRELGGTNAALKVHQKLLASRQWWKPYIDNYLPNDPYQTLVVIMMLISLGYILKNIFLVCDSILVDRLTHLATLDLRKKFYRRTLRMDLSGFGESRTSELMSRFTYDIDSLGHGIQALLGRAVREPLKMAVCLGCAAWVCWRLLLVSALIAPIAGFLIGRLAKTLKRANRRAMEEMSGLYNILAETFGGIKVVKAFTMERHERLRFHHNSKQFFRKAMKISRFDALIHPATELAGITMICLTILAGTYLVLNNQTHLFGVKMSDRPLDFAELAIFYGFLVGSIDPARKLTEVFNRIQRASAAADRVYQLFDREPAITDPAKPRELKRHHREIVFENVHFRYTADQPVLHGVNLRIPYGETLAIVGSNGSGKSTLANLIPRFYDPTSGVVRVDSTDLREVHLRDLRSQIGLVTQEPLLFDDTVFNNIRYGSPSATRSQVIDAARKAHAHRFIEEQLEHGYDTNVGQLGGRLSGGQRQRISLARAILRDPPILILDEATSQIDIESEQLIHRVLEQFVRDRTTIIITHRLSTLDLADRILVLDAGRIVDLGPHHELMGRCELYRRLYQIQLRESA